A stretch of Opitutus sp. ER46 DNA encodes these proteins:
- a CDS encoding M16 family metallopeptidase codes for MRRLALLLPFLAFVTFAQAALPFPQAASDLKPDPAAHFGTLPNGLRYVIRPNHEPRNRASMRLLIKAGALNENENQRGVAHFLEHLSFNGSEHYAPGTLIEFFQRMGMNFGDDTNASTGFDRTIYMLELPDTKPATLAEGFRVFSDYAGGLLLLADEIDKERGIILSEKRTRDSVGYRTIVAQLGFLLDGSRFPQRWPIGEVEVITKAGRNEFLDFYNTWYRPDLMSVVVVGDVDVAAVEKLITETFSPLKLRAEARPAPDLGKLTLADQSGVHVFHHPEAEAPETSVSIGTIQRYAAEPDTAAVRLKYLPRTLANYMINRRLSILAKKEGAPFTSGSTSVSEEFDFFRESAMTLTCRADQWADALAVADQELRRALEHGFQPAELKEVVANFRNSLEQAVKTAPTRRSDSLAAELTSSLVDDEVFTTPADDQALYGPALERVTPAECLAALRAAWSAPHRLVMVTGNARIEGDASAAIRAAFEKSAATKVAPPEVLADAKWGYTDFGPAGKVAQREHIDDLDVTLVTFANGVRLNLKKTDFEANRIRLNVRIGNGQLTEPADKPGLAGYANQTFVEGGLGKHSVDELRRILAGRTVGASFGVAGDAFVSSGNTNQQDLLLQLQLMAARIVDPGFRPEAARQARKAIEELYLSLEHTPRGPFTLEVSRILASGDTRFGLPPREEMLKRNLNEVKAWVTPELAHGYTEIAIVGDLDVEATIAAVAQTFGALPPREPRAALEDRRKVKYPDEPFARSYSVPTEIPKGVVAIYWPTTDGLEIHRTRRLSLLGLVLSDRLRVKVREELGDAYSPGAGNNPSDIYPGYGYMTANVTIDPPRAQLIADTVIAVGADLFTKGTTDDELARAKLPVLTQLRESARTNQYWLGSVLARAQERPQQLDWCRTRYSDIESITKSDIDALAKTYLAPEHASRVIVVPHRQPDEPAPAATATAPKPDAAKPAAQPGAPKPE; via the coding sequence ATGCGACGTCTCGCCCTCCTGTTACCCTTCCTCGCCTTCGTCACGTTCGCGCAGGCCGCGTTGCCTTTCCCGCAGGCGGCCAGCGACCTGAAGCCCGATCCGGCCGCGCACTTCGGCACCTTGCCCAACGGACTGCGCTACGTCATCCGTCCCAACCACGAGCCCCGGAACCGGGCGTCCATGCGGCTCCTCATCAAGGCCGGCGCGCTGAATGAGAACGAAAACCAGCGCGGCGTCGCACACTTCCTGGAGCACCTTTCGTTCAACGGCAGCGAACACTACGCGCCGGGCACGCTCATCGAGTTCTTCCAGCGCATGGGGATGAACTTTGGCGACGACACCAATGCGAGCACGGGCTTCGACCGCACGATCTACATGCTCGAGTTGCCCGACACCAAGCCCGCCACCCTCGCCGAGGGCTTCCGCGTGTTCTCCGACTACGCGGGCGGACTGCTCCTGCTGGCCGATGAAATCGACAAGGAGCGCGGCATCATCCTCAGCGAGAAACGCACGCGCGACTCCGTCGGCTACCGCACCATCGTCGCCCAACTCGGCTTCCTGCTCGATGGCTCGCGCTTCCCGCAACGCTGGCCGATCGGCGAGGTCGAGGTCATCACCAAGGCCGGCCGCAACGAGTTTCTCGATTTCTACAACACCTGGTACCGCCCGGACCTCATGTCGGTCGTCGTGGTCGGTGACGTCGACGTCGCCGCCGTCGAGAAGCTGATCACCGAAACGTTTTCCCCGCTGAAACTACGCGCGGAAGCCCGGCCTGCGCCGGACCTGGGCAAGCTCACCCTCGCCGACCAATCCGGCGTGCACGTCTTCCACCATCCGGAAGCCGAAGCCCCCGAGACCTCCGTCTCGATCGGCACCATCCAGCGCTACGCCGCCGAACCCGACACCGCCGCCGTGCGCCTCAAGTACCTGCCGCGCACGCTCGCGAACTACATGATCAACCGCCGGCTCTCCATTCTCGCCAAGAAGGAGGGCGCTCCGTTCACCAGCGGCAGCACGAGTGTCAGCGAGGAATTCGACTTCTTCCGCGAGTCGGCGATGACGCTCACCTGCCGCGCCGACCAGTGGGCCGACGCCCTCGCCGTCGCCGACCAGGAACTGCGCCGCGCCCTCGAACACGGCTTCCAGCCCGCCGAGTTGAAGGAGGTCGTCGCCAACTTCCGCAACAGCCTTGAGCAGGCCGTGAAGACCGCCCCCACCCGCCGGTCCGACTCCCTCGCCGCCGAGCTCACCAGCTCGCTCGTTGACGACGAGGTGTTCACCACGCCCGCCGACGACCAGGCCCTCTACGGTCCGGCCCTCGAGCGCGTCACGCCCGCCGAGTGCCTCGCCGCCCTGCGGGCCGCATGGAGCGCGCCTCACCGGCTCGTGATGGTCACGGGCAACGCTCGCATCGAAGGCGATGCCTCCGCCGCCATCCGCGCCGCATTTGAAAAATCCGCCGCCACGAAAGTCGCGCCGCCCGAGGTTCTCGCCGACGCCAAGTGGGGCTACACCGATTTTGGCCCCGCCGGCAAAGTCGCCCAGCGTGAGCACATCGACGATCTCGACGTCACGCTCGTCACCTTCGCCAACGGCGTCCGCCTCAATCTCAAGAAGACCGACTTCGAGGCCAACCGCATCCGCCTCAACGTCCGCATCGGCAACGGGCAGCTCACCGAGCCTGCCGACAAGCCCGGCCTTGCCGGCTATGCCAACCAGACGTTTGTCGAGGGTGGTCTCGGCAAGCACAGCGTCGACGAACTCCGCCGCATCCTCGCGGGCCGTACCGTCGGCGCCAGCTTCGGCGTCGCCGGCGACGCGTTTGTTTCCTCCGGCAACACCAACCAGCAGGACCTCCTGCTCCAGTTGCAGCTCATGGCCGCCCGCATCGTCGACCCGGGCTTCCGCCCCGAAGCCGCCCGCCAGGCGCGCAAGGCGATCGAGGAACTCTACCTGAGCCTGGAGCACACGCCGCGCGGGCCGTTCACGCTCGAGGTCAGCCGAATCCTCGCCAGCGGCGACACCCGCTTCGGCCTCCCGCCGCGCGAGGAGATGCTCAAGCGCAACCTCAACGAGGTGAAAGCCTGGGTCACCCCGGAACTCGCCCACGGCTACACCGAGATCGCGATTGTCGGTGACCTCGACGTCGAGGCCACCATCGCCGCCGTCGCCCAGACTTTCGGTGCCCTGCCGCCACGCGAACCGCGCGCCGCGCTCGAGGACCGCCGCAAGGTGAAATACCCCGACGAGCCCTTCGCCCGCAGTTACTCCGTCCCGACCGAGATCCCGAAAGGCGTCGTCGCCATCTACTGGCCCACCACCGATGGGCTCGAGATTCACCGCACCCGCCGGCTTTCCCTGCTCGGCCTGGTCCTCTCCGACCGGCTCCGCGTGAAAGTGCGCGAGGAACTGGGCGACGCCTACAGCCCCGGGGCCGGCAACAACCCGAGCGACATCTATCCCGGCTACGGCTACATGACGGCCAACGTCACCATCGACCCGCCGCGGGCCCAGTTGATCGCCGACACCGTCATCGCGGTGGGCGCCGACCTCTTCACCAAGGGCACGACCGACGACGAACTCGCCCGCGCCAAGCTGCCGGTTCTCACCCAACTCCGCGAATCCGCCCGCACCAACCAGTACTGGCTAGGCTCCGTCCTCGCCCGCGCCCAGGAGCGGCCGCAGCAGCTCGACTGGTGCCGCACGCGTTACTCCGACATCGAGTCCATCACCAAGTCCGACATCGATGCGCTGGCGAAAACCTACCTGGCCCCCGAGCACGCCAGCCGCGTGATCGTCGTCCCCCACCGCCAGCCCGACGAGCCTGCTCCCGCCGCCACAGCCACCGCGCCCAAGCCCGACGCCGCGAAACCGGCGGCCCAGCCCGGCGCGCCGAAGCCCGAGTAG
- a CDS encoding glycosyltransferase N-terminal domain-containing protein — protein MLWLYRVLFVPALLLMAPRYLWRMRKRGGYGARFGDRFGALPPLPPRTAGVRRIWLQAVSVGEVLAIGPLLEKLHAHGLEVYLTTTTSTGFRLANERYRALTVGIGYFPIDWWPFSRRAWQRIAPDLAIIAEGERWPEHLRQAAKRGVPVLCINARMSDRSFRRLRRFPGAAKLMFDGVTRLLPCSTHDEGRFRELGVPAAKLFTTGNIKLDLVIPPLTPEQRGQLRQELGLADAGFVLLGSSTWPREEEALVEALQALRAEGVTCSLLLVPRHAERREEIERLLGRTGLRAHFRSRGASAGPVDVAVGDTTGELRKLTQLADLVFVGKSLAPHTEGQTPVEAAALGKPILLGPGMANFRVISQELLAGGAARQVADPAALTRECLALARDVAERASLAQAATAWHRANAGAVDRTWQIIRETLGA, from the coding sequence ATGCTCTGGCTCTATCGCGTTCTGTTCGTACCTGCGTTGCTGCTGATGGCGCCGCGGTATCTCTGGCGCATGCGCAAGCGGGGTGGCTATGGCGCGAGGTTTGGCGACCGCTTCGGGGCGTTGCCGCCCTTGCCGCCACGGACTGCCGGGGTGCGCCGGATCTGGCTGCAGGCGGTGAGCGTGGGCGAGGTGCTGGCCATCGGGCCGTTGCTGGAGAAGCTGCACGCGCACGGGCTCGAGGTTTACCTCACGACGACGACCAGCACGGGTTTCCGCCTCGCCAACGAGCGTTACCGGGCGCTGACCGTCGGTATTGGCTATTTCCCAATCGACTGGTGGCCGTTCTCGCGCCGCGCCTGGCAGCGGATCGCTCCCGACCTGGCGATCATTGCGGAAGGCGAGCGGTGGCCGGAGCACCTGCGGCAAGCGGCGAAGCGCGGCGTACCGGTGCTCTGCATCAACGCGCGCATGTCGGACCGGAGCTTCCGACGCCTGCGGCGGTTCCCGGGCGCGGCCAAGCTGATGTTCGACGGCGTGACGCGCCTGCTGCCGTGCTCGACGCACGACGAGGGGCGGTTCCGTGAACTGGGCGTGCCGGCGGCGAAGCTGTTCACGACGGGCAACATCAAGCTGGACCTAGTGATCCCGCCGCTGACCCCGGAGCAGCGCGGGCAACTGCGCCAGGAACTCGGGCTGGCTGATGCCGGCTTTGTGCTGCTGGGATCGTCGACCTGGCCGCGCGAGGAGGAGGCGCTGGTCGAGGCGTTGCAGGCGCTGCGGGCCGAGGGCGTAACCTGCTCGCTCCTGCTCGTCCCGCGGCACGCGGAACGCCGGGAGGAAATCGAGCGGCTGCTGGGCCGCACGGGTTTGCGCGCGCATTTCCGTTCGCGCGGGGCGTCGGCCGGGCCCGTCGACGTGGCGGTCGGCGACACGACCGGCGAACTGCGCAAACTCACCCAACTTGCTGATCTGGTGTTCGTCGGGAAGAGCCTGGCGCCGCATACGGAAGGGCAGACTCCGGTCGAGGCGGCGGCGCTCGGGAAGCCGATTCTCCTCGGGCCAGGCATGGCCAACTTCAGAGTGATTTCGCAGGAACTGCTCGCCGGCGGCGCGGCGCGTCAGGTGGCGGATCCCGCCGCGCTGACCCGGGAATGCCTTGCCCTGGCGCGCGACGTGGCCGAGCGAGCGTCTCTGGCGCAGGCGGCCACCGCCTGGCATCGCGCCAACGCCGGTGCCGTCGATCGCACCTGGCAGATCATTCGGGAAACGCTTGGCGCATAG
- a CDS encoding DEAD/DEAH box helicase, which yields MQSHGPKRVYTPQSLEFWFNKLENDWSESFTQEQLDHGREIYRDGQVRELELTDKDAIVHRRIDKRDEYAVIEWNGERMTVRSSTADEKLARALAVAGLHEIEELVADEISPLPEELQQVVRNGNALPPAGNGAVPAPVLPASGATAAASGKAPPAPAAPVATPKPATNANGIGLGAARTAAVAAAAPSGTTPVTSGTGQTPTTATAASNGNGGTAAAAAANGAGRTLLLVFKVKAAGLTFQATWLDADKKTKHPALGPDAHANGNGHVSTGERAKLIGLAAYARKAHFQYHQETGVYVMESLVEIPNFLKTVLPAWKKLFAVELDEKSANLLKGTRTIDIEAVAERAGAPGAAATNGRAGAGGAALNLRWIFRAGERLLTDTEVHALLKHGGQPVILPNIGIVALAPEKWDSYSTWQKNVTEAQGRGATEGGPIPPYLIFSLFNDARMKLTLSPEIESWRQAVLATSTTSPQVPELLRPYQRRGVEWLHHLCDVGCHGLLADEMGLGKTLQVLSLLAVRPVADKPTLIVCPASVVPVWREEIAKFFPQLVVDVLKTGHDFTHRKDPVVWLASYTQLRKHRALLENVEFGYAVLDEGQFIKNPDAKITQTCFAVRAVHRIVLTGTPLENRQLDLWSIFRFLLPGLLGSRSAFEAALNTDREGTLTRLRAQLAPFILRRTKGEVAQELPQKVEMELICPLTDVQRAEYARICSEGLERLGDDVGAAIREKSFGFLALLTRLRQTCCDPDMLPWLKAPLSDSGKINLLVEKLTEIVSSGHKVVIFSQFVMLLERVRDALSKHFPDLPRFELTGMTLDRQKPVQSFQNASGAAVMLVSLKAAGTGITLHAADYVFLLDPWWNPAVEAQAVDRVHRIGQTNTVFVYRMVTAGTIEERIEALKASKKDLFDKLIGGLGGDFDLSQHFSSLRSLVALTTPTDADEPQEPYTVD from the coding sequence ATGCAGTCGCACGGACCCAAGCGCGTCTACACTCCGCAATCGCTCGAGTTCTGGTTCAACAAGCTGGAGAACGACTGGTCCGAGAGCTTTACCCAGGAACAACTCGATCACGGACGTGAGATCTATCGCGACGGACAAGTTCGCGAGCTGGAACTTACTGACAAAGATGCGATTGTGCATCGCCGGATCGATAAGCGCGACGAGTACGCGGTGATCGAGTGGAACGGCGAGCGGATGACGGTTCGGTCATCGACGGCTGACGAAAAGCTGGCCCGGGCCTTGGCCGTGGCGGGTTTGCACGAGATCGAGGAACTGGTGGCGGACGAGATCTCCCCGTTGCCGGAGGAGCTTCAGCAGGTGGTCCGCAACGGCAATGCCTTGCCTCCGGCAGGCAACGGCGCTGTGCCCGCACCCGTCCTACCCGCGAGTGGCGCGACCGCTGCAGCATCGGGCAAGGCTCCTCCTGCGCCGGCGGCTCCGGTGGCAACGCCCAAGCCTGCGACGAATGCGAACGGCATCGGGCTGGGGGCGGCGCGAACCGCGGCCGTGGCGGCAGCAGCTCCATCCGGGACGACGCCAGTGACGAGTGGGACGGGGCAGACGCCGACGACGGCAACCGCGGCGAGCAATGGGAATGGCGGGACGGCCGCAGCCGCGGCGGCAAATGGCGCGGGGAGAACCTTGCTCCTAGTGTTCAAGGTGAAGGCGGCGGGACTGACTTTTCAGGCGACCTGGTTGGATGCGGACAAGAAGACGAAGCATCCGGCGCTCGGGCCCGATGCGCACGCGAACGGCAACGGCCACGTGTCCACCGGCGAGCGCGCCAAGCTGATCGGTTTGGCGGCGTACGCGCGCAAGGCGCACTTCCAGTATCACCAGGAGACCGGCGTGTACGTGATGGAGTCGCTCGTCGAGATCCCGAATTTTCTCAAGACGGTGCTGCCGGCCTGGAAAAAGCTCTTCGCCGTCGAGCTCGACGAGAAGTCGGCCAACCTGCTCAAGGGCACCCGCACGATCGACATTGAAGCCGTGGCCGAGCGCGCCGGCGCGCCCGGGGCGGCGGCGACCAACGGACGCGCGGGCGCGGGTGGGGCGGCGCTGAACCTGCGCTGGATCTTCCGCGCGGGCGAGCGCCTGCTCACCGACACCGAGGTGCACGCGCTGCTGAAACATGGCGGCCAGCCGGTCATTCTGCCCAACATCGGCATCGTGGCGCTCGCGCCCGAAAAGTGGGACAGCTACAGCACCTGGCAGAAGAACGTGACCGAGGCGCAGGGCCGCGGCGCGACCGAAGGCGGCCCGATCCCGCCGTACCTGATTTTCTCCCTGTTCAACGACGCGCGGATGAAGCTGACGCTGTCACCCGAGATCGAGTCGTGGCGGCAGGCGGTCCTGGCGACGTCCACGACCTCGCCCCAGGTGCCCGAGCTCCTGCGGCCGTACCAGCGCCGCGGCGTCGAATGGCTGCATCACCTCTGCGATGTGGGCTGCCACGGCCTGCTCGCCGACGAAATGGGCCTCGGCAAGACGCTGCAGGTGCTGTCGCTGCTCGCGGTGCGGCCGGTGGCCGACAAGCCGACGTTGATCGTCTGCCCGGCGAGCGTCGTCCCGGTGTGGCGCGAGGAGATTGCCAAGTTTTTCCCGCAGCTCGTCGTCGACGTGCTCAAGACGGGGCACGACTTCACGCACCGCAAGGACCCGGTGGTGTGGCTCGCGAGCTACACGCAGCTCCGGAAGCATCGCGCGCTGCTCGAGAACGTGGAGTTCGGCTACGCGGTGCTCGACGAGGGCCAGTTCATCAAGAACCCCGACGCGAAGATCACGCAGACCTGTTTCGCGGTGCGCGCCGTGCACCGGATCGTGCTCACGGGTACGCCGCTGGAGAACCGGCAACTGGATCTCTGGAGCATCTTCCGGTTCCTCCTGCCCGGGCTCCTGGGCTCCCGCTCCGCCTTCGAGGCGGCGCTCAACACCGACCGCGAAGGCACTCTGACCCGCCTGCGGGCGCAGCTGGCGCCGTTCATCCTCCGCCGCACCAAGGGCGAGGTGGCGCAGGAGTTGCCGCAGAAGGTCGAGATGGAGCTGATTTGTCCGCTGACCGACGTGCAGCGGGCGGAGTACGCGCGCATCTGTTCCGAAGGCCTGGAACGGTTGGGCGACGACGTCGGCGCGGCGATTCGCGAGAAGTCGTTCGGCTTCCTCGCGCTGCTCACGCGCCTGCGGCAGACCTGCTGCGATCCCGACATGCTGCCCTGGCTGAAGGCGCCGCTGAGCGACTCGGGCAAGATCAACCTGCTCGTGGAGAAGCTCACCGAGATCGTGAGCAGCGGCCACAAGGTCGTCATTTTCTCGCAGTTCGTGATGCTGCTCGAGCGCGTGCGCGATGCGCTCTCGAAGCACTTCCCGGATCTGCCGCGGTTCGAGCTCACCGGCATGACGCTGGACCGGCAGAAGCCGGTGCAATCGTTCCAGAACGCGAGCGGGGCGGCGGTGATGCTGGTCTCGCTGAAAGCGGCCGGCACGGGCATCACGCTCCACGCCGCGGACTACGTTTTCCTGCTGGATCCCTGGTGGAACCCAGCGGTGGAGGCGCAGGCGGTGGACCGCGTGCACCGTATCGGCCAAACCAACACGGTCTTCGTGTACCGCATGGTCACGGCCGGCACGATCGAGGAGCGCATCGAGGCGCTGAAGGCTTCCAAGAAGGACCTCTTCGACAAGCTGATCGGCGGCCTCGGCGGCGACTTCGACCTTAGCCAGCACTTCAGCTCGCTGCGCAGCCTCGTGGCCCTGACCACGCCGACCGACGCGGACGAGCCGCAGGAGCCGTACACGGTCGACTGA
- a CDS encoding ClcB-like voltage-gated chloride channel protein, with protein MTTATTDSGKNLPHTLIIRRLMRLLRFRVWIQEHLQPTEWQVTLIWAAVAGFLGSLAAILFAVLTENIYDWFGNRRLGIVGSIQQLPWWGCLLVPAAGGALAGLVLTFGQRLTRKQSSTDYMEAIVIGTGRIPIRASLVKSVAALFSIGSGGSIGREGPMVQMAAVLASLVGRWRKFSPPQQRLLVACGASAGIASAYNAPIAGSFFVAEIILGTIAMESLGPLVISAVVATLTIRVITAAHVLYKVPAFQLNSPLEMIPYVALGLIVGALAPVFLVSLKHAEKFFVSLKLPLVLRLALGGLVVGAIAINVPEVCGNGYQVIVEILNGRLIWTAILGIFACKWLATMASFGSGAPGGVFTPSLFMGAGAGLLFGTAVHQVWPAAAENPQAFALVGMGAFLSAASHAPVMAVIMLFEMTLSYDIILPLMLCCVIAYFTAKGVQGSSLYSEVLKRKAAAVPDPTLGEARVADMMRPNPPIVAPNARFAEIARMFLNVRVNNLYVVDETGRFIGAVSLHDIKPYLGEPDLAELVIARDILRDDFPHVAPDQLLPEALAAFLGIQAERVPVVEKDGTLRGSLSKSDLLLALVERQKRPAQAA; from the coding sequence ATGACGACCGCGACGACCGACAGCGGCAAAAACCTGCCGCATACGTTGATCATCCGGCGGCTGATGCGGCTGCTCCGATTCCGCGTCTGGATTCAGGAGCACCTGCAACCGACGGAATGGCAGGTCACCCTCATCTGGGCCGCCGTGGCGGGCTTCCTCGGTTCGCTGGCCGCCATCCTTTTCGCGGTCCTGACCGAGAACATCTACGACTGGTTCGGCAATCGGCGGCTGGGCATCGTGGGTTCGATCCAGCAACTCCCCTGGTGGGGGTGTCTGCTCGTGCCGGCGGCGGGCGGCGCGCTCGCCGGGCTGGTGCTGACGTTTGGGCAGCGGCTGACGCGCAAGCAGAGTTCGACGGACTACATGGAGGCGATCGTGATCGGCACCGGCCGGATCCCGATTCGGGCGAGCCTCGTGAAGAGCGTTGCCGCGTTGTTCTCCATCGGTTCGGGCGGGTCGATCGGTCGTGAAGGTCCGATGGTGCAGATGGCGGCGGTGCTGGCGTCGCTGGTCGGCCGCTGGCGCAAGTTCTCGCCGCCGCAACAGCGGCTCCTCGTCGCCTGCGGCGCTTCGGCGGGTATCGCGTCCGCGTACAACGCGCCGATCGCGGGGTCCTTCTTCGTGGCGGAAATCATCCTCGGCACGATCGCGATGGAGAGCCTGGGGCCCCTGGTCATTTCCGCCGTGGTCGCCACGCTCACGATCCGCGTCATCACGGCGGCGCACGTGCTCTACAAGGTGCCGGCGTTCCAGCTGAATTCGCCGCTCGAAATGATCCCGTACGTCGCGCTGGGTCTGATCGTGGGCGCGCTCGCGCCGGTGTTTCTCGTTTCGCTGAAGCACGCCGAAAAGTTCTTCGTCTCGCTGAAGCTGCCGCTGGTCCTGCGGCTGGCCCTCGGCGGCCTCGTCGTGGGCGCGATTGCGATCAATGTCCCGGAAGTCTGCGGCAACGGCTACCAGGTGATCGTCGAGATCCTGAACGGTCGGCTGATCTGGACCGCGATCCTGGGCATCTTCGCCTGCAAGTGGCTCGCCACGATGGCTTCGTTTGGCTCCGGTGCACCGGGCGGTGTGTTCACGCCCTCGCTGTTCATGGGCGCGGGCGCCGGCCTGCTGTTCGGCACGGCCGTGCATCAAGTGTGGCCGGCCGCCGCCGAGAATCCGCAGGCGTTCGCCCTCGTCGGCATGGGCGCGTTCCTCTCGGCCGCCAGCCACGCCCCGGTCATGGCGGTGATCATGTTGTTCGAGATGACGCTCAGCTATGACATCATCCTGCCGCTGATGCTGTGCTGTGTGATCGCCTACTTCACGGCCAAGGGCGTGCAGGGCTCGTCGCTCTACAGCGAGGTCCTGAAGCGGAAGGCGGCCGCCGTGCCGGATCCGACCCTCGGCGAGGCGCGCGTCGCCGACATGATGCGGCCCAACCCGCCAATCGTCGCGCCCAACGCCCGGTTCGCCGAGATCGCCCGCATGTTCCTCAACGTGCGCGTCAACAATCTCTACGTCGTCGACGAGACCGGCCGGTTCATCGGCGCCGTGTCGCTCCACGACATCAAGCCGTACCTCGGTGAGCCCGATCTCGCCGAACTCGTGATCGCCCGCGACATCCTGAGGGATGATTTCCCGCATGTGGCGCCCGACCAGTTGCTGCCGGAGGCCCTCGCCGCCTTCCTCGGCATCCAGGCCGAACGCGTGCCCGTGGTCGAAAAGGACGGAACCCTGCGTGGCAGCCTGTCCAAGAGCGACCTGCTGCTAGCCCTGGTCGAACGGCAAAAGAGGCCTGCGCAGGCGGCGTAG
- a CDS encoding glycosyltransferase family 1 protein, whose translation MNIALVTETFPPEVNGVAMTFGVLARELARRGHGVTVYRPRRPDLKPPRPEDGYAEVALPGMPIPGYPQLRLGFPARRRLCRRWAADPPDLVHVVTEGPLGASAVSAARELGVPVTSSFHTNFHRYTGSYGFGLLHGPVLAWLRRVHNRTRRTFAPTPALAAELRREGFRDVAVLSRGVDTWDFHPARRSPELRLEWGVEADTPVVLHVGRMAAEKNYDLLFRAYAAMRAANPRLRFVLAGEGPLKARLEREHPECIFAGFFSRREIGRYYASADIYIHASRTETFGNVLTEALASGLAVAGFDYAAAQQFITNGENGLVVPLERPDALIDAAVLLATDDLLRTQLRRRARAAVEPQSWKRVVARFEADLAEAAGLARSVAPAVSVAP comes from the coding sequence GTGAACATCGCGCTCGTCACCGAAACGTTCCCGCCGGAGGTCAATGGCGTGGCCATGACTTTTGGCGTGCTGGCGCGCGAGCTCGCCCGCCGCGGCCATGGCGTCACGGTCTACCGGCCCCGGCGGCCCGACCTGAAGCCGCCGCGCCCGGAGGACGGCTATGCGGAGGTGGCGCTGCCGGGCATGCCGATCCCCGGCTATCCCCAGCTCCGGCTGGGGTTTCCGGCGCGTCGCCGGCTGTGCCGCCGCTGGGCGGCGGATCCGCCGGATCTGGTCCACGTGGTGACGGAGGGCCCGCTCGGGGCCTCGGCGGTGAGCGCCGCGCGCGAGCTGGGCGTGCCGGTCACTTCGAGCTTTCACACCAACTTTCACCGGTACACCGGCAGCTACGGCTTCGGGCTCTTGCACGGGCCGGTGCTGGCCTGGCTCCGCCGGGTGCACAACCGCACCCGCCGCACCTTCGCGCCAACGCCCGCGCTCGCGGCGGAGTTGCGCCGCGAGGGTTTTCGCGACGTCGCGGTGCTGTCGCGGGGCGTCGACACCTGGGACTTCCATCCGGCGCGACGCTCGCCGGAGTTGCGGCTCGAGTGGGGCGTCGAGGCCGACACGCCCGTGGTGCTGCACGTCGGCCGGATGGCGGCGGAGAAGAACTACGACCTGCTCTTTCGCGCGTATGCGGCGATGCGCGCGGCCAACCCGCGGCTGCGTTTCGTGCTCGCGGGCGAGGGGCCGCTCAAGGCCCGGCTCGAGCGCGAACACCCCGAGTGCATCTTCGCGGGCTTCTTTTCGCGCCGCGAAATCGGCCGGTACTACGCGTCCGCCGATATCTACATTCACGCGAGCCGCACCGAGACGTTTGGCAATGTCCTCACCGAGGCGCTGGCCAGCGGGCTGGCGGTGGCCGGTTTCGATTACGCGGCGGCGCAGCAGTTCATCACCAATGGCGAGAACGGCCTCGTCGTGCCGCTGGAGCGGCCTGACGCCCTGATCGACGCGGCGGTGCTGCTGGCCACCGACGATCTGTTGCGTACGCAACTGCGCCGTCGGGCGCGCGCCGCGGTCGAGCCGCAGTCCTGGAAGCGCGTGGTGGCTCGCTTCGAAGCCGACCTTGCGGAGGCGGCGGGCCTCGCGCGGTCGGTCGCGCCGGCTGTTTCCGTTGCCCCATGA